A segment of the Chitinophagaceae bacterium genome:
ACGGATATTCATTGCTGGTTCTGTTTCATTGATACTGCTTTTTTTGCAGCCGGCATACAGCCAATCTGGAAAACCCTGGACAGAAGCAGATCGACAATACCTTGTAGAAAATCTTGAACGAACTAAACTGGCGATTATAAAGGAGACTCAAAATCTGACCATACAGCAATGGTCATTTAAACAGGATTCTTCCAACTGGTCAATTGCACAAGTTCTTGAACATCTCGGATTGTACGAAAGGATTTTTGCACAGGAAGCTGACATCATGCTGAGTACAGCTCCAGACCCAACGTTAAACAGTTTTTCAAAACCTGACAGCTTATATCTAAACTGGATGAGTGATCCGAGTCCTCACAAGGCGGAATGGAATGCGGAACCACTTGGATTCATGAAAGGTGACGACAATCTGCGGTTTTTTCTTTTTGGAAGAGATCACCTGATAAGTTTTATCGGGAATACAACTTACGACCTGAACTCACATTTTACATTTCGTTGGGGTGAGGAGAAGCGAAGAAGTATTCATGCTTTAATGGTAGTGCATTTTGGTCATACTGATCGACATTTGAAACAGATACTACGCATAAAAAGCGAAAAGGGTTATCCCAAATAATCGATAGATCTGCGCACAACATGAATTGTGTAAGAACCAGGCAGCTTATTCCCCGCTTATGCCCTGCAACAGGAATAACTGATATCATTCATAAAGCACAAGCGGGACGCTTGTGCTATAAAGGCAGTAATACAAAATGACAAATACAGGTTCTCTTAAACTGACAAAACAAAGAAAATGCGCTATTTATTAATTCTATTCAGTTCATATATTTTTATATGTTGCTCTGGTCAAAACAGACTGACAGCAAAAAAATCAGACAAAGGTTACATAACCACGGGAACGGGGCTTAAATATAAAATTCTGAAAAATGGCAGTGGCCAAAAAGCAAAAGCCGGGCAGGAAGTTTTGATTCGTGAAACAACTTCGTATTTAAACGGCACAGTTTTATACTCAAATGAAAATTCGGGTACACCTGTGAAAGTATTAATTGGTGGAAACCAGGCAACGAACGCTGTTGACGAAGGACTGAGGGGAATGCAAGAAGGAGAAATACGCCAATTGATTGCACCGCCCAATTTAGTGAGGCGTAAATCATATCCGTCAAATGTGTCACCTGACTCATCATTGACGATAAAAATAATCTTACATAAGATTTTATAATACACAAAATCGAAAGGGCAAAATTAGTTTTACATTAGCAGCAGTAATACTCTTTCACGGCTGAAGCGGAAAAGGTTTAACTGTTACAGGAAACCCGCTGTTGCGGAACAGCTGCGCCAGCGATGTTGCCGAAATACTTAATATTATGAATTATATATACCGGTTATTTGTTTTCATTTTTCTGATCTGTCCATTTCTTACCAAGGCTCAATCAACAGGAAAACTTTTTAACGGCAAGAATCTAAATGGCTGGTATGCCTATGAACCGGGCTC
Coding sequences within it:
- a CDS encoding DinB family protein; this encodes MSITNVSVEKINDKQLPVPVKAQSLRLVQAYHLCLPIGITDIIHKAQAGRLRYKGTRCFGIPAQVNCSFTNKTFFNHLPMTIIKRIFIAGSVSLILLFLQPAYSQSGKPWTEADRQYLVENLERTKLAIIKETQNLTIQQWSFKQDSSNWSIAQVLEHLGLYERIFAQEADIMLSTAPDPTLNSFSKPDSLYLNWMSDPSPHKAEWNAEPLGFMKGDDNLRFFLFGRDHLISFIGNTTYDLNSHFTFRWGEEKRRSIHALMVVHFGHTDRHLKQILRIKSEKGYPK
- a CDS encoding FKBP-type peptidyl-prolyl cis-trans isomerase; this translates as MRYLLILFSSYIFICCSGQNRLTAKKSDKGYITTGTGLKYKILKNGSGQKAKAGQEVLIRETTSYLNGTVLYSNENSGTPVKVLIGGNQATNAVDEGLRGMQEGEIRQLIAPPNLVRRKSYPSNVSPDSSLTIKIILHKIL